Below is a window of Syntrophomonas wolfei subsp. wolfei str. Goettingen G311 DNA.
GATTAGCATCAGGAGGCTTAGGAGGTATTTACCGCTATCGGCGATAAAAGAGTAATTGTCCATAGGCCCTACCTGTCCCAGGCCGGGACCGATATTGCCCAGGCAGGAGGCGGCGGCGGTTAAGCTGGTAATCAGGTCGACATCCAGGCAGCTCAGGCCAATGGTTCCCAGGGCCAAAAACATTATGTAGAGAAAGAAAAACTGCAGGACATTGATCAAGAGGCTATCACTTATTATCCTATCGTTAAAACGCAGGGAAATCACCGCTTTAGGGTGGATAATCCTTTTTATTTCGATAATTGACCGGTGCAGCAATATCAGGTAGCGCCCTGGTTTGATGTTTCCACCGGTTGATCCCGCACAACCTCCCACAAACATCATAAGGAAGATAATACCCAGGGCCATATTAGGCCAGAGCTCAAAATCAACACTGCTGTATCCCGTGGTGGTAACGATGGTAACCACTTGAAAAAAGGCCGCCCGCAGTTTGCCTTCGGTAGAAAGCTCACTCCCGCCAAGGCTAAGGGAAAGAGTTACTAAAAGACTAGCAACAACGACAATGGCGGTATAAAATAGGAACTCCCGGTTTTTCAGGTAAACCTGCAAATTGCGTTGTTTAAACCCCAGATAGTGCAGGGTAAAATTGACCCCGGCAATGAACATAAATAGGGTAAGGGTCCACTGAATGAGGGGGCTGTTATAATAACCGACGCTGGCATTGCGTGTAGAAAAGCCACCGGTAGCCATAGTGGCAAAAGTGTGGCAAAGGGAATCGAAGATATTCATGCCAAAGAGGTATAGCAAAACCGTACAACAAACACTCAAGACGATATAAGTTATCCAGAGCTTTTTGGCGGTTTCCCGTACGCGGGGGCTGATTTTATTGGCAACGGGTCCGGGAACCTCAGCTTTAAACAAGTGGTTGGCTTGGGCTCCCATACCGGAAATAATAGCCACGAAAAGCCCGATTATACCCATGCCTCCCAGCCATTGGGTAAGGCTCCTCCAGAACAAGAGGCCTTTGGGGGTTGCTTCCACATTGCTTATTACACTGGCTCCGGTAGTCG
It encodes the following:
- a CDS encoding TrkH family potassium uptake protein, encoding MIRTRVILGYLGRIILIIGISMLSSVLCSLYYRESIIIPFSLAAGVTIVTGLLLVFSAEKQAIHYKEGFVIVSLGWLLASLFGSLPYIFTGCLPSFADAFFETVSGFTTTGASVISNVEATPKGLLFWRSLTQWLGGMGIIGLFVAIISGMGAQANHLFKAEVPGPVANKISPRVRETAKKLWITYIVLSVCCTVLLYLFGMNIFDSLCHTFATMATGGFSTRNASVGYYNSPLIQWTLTLFMFIAGVNFTLHYLGFKQRNLQVYLKNREFLFYTAIVVVASLLVTLSLSLGGSELSTEGKLRAAFFQVVTIVTTTGYSSVDFELWPNMALGIIFLMMFVGGCAGSTGGNIKPGRYLILLHRSIIEIKRIIHPKAVISLRFNDRIISDSLLINVLQFFFLYIMFLALGTIGLSCLDVDLITSLTAAASCLGNIGPGLGQVGPMDNYSFIADSGKYLLSLLMLIGRLEIYPLLLLFLPDFWRE